One region of Armigeres subalbatus isolate Guangzhou_Male chromosome 3, GZ_Asu_2, whole genome shotgun sequence genomic DNA includes:
- the LOC134223979 gene encoding uncharacterized protein LOC134223979: MKFIVILSLIAVHYTRGNCSSVSTIAQSNEVSKHFSPDDYLAFVEKLAKQLEQATLDFTKDTVECFPLIQQNRRMQQSDDVLLRGNFRSKSSESSKSSKSSESSSLESNLWDMLKELVTEAFETIRDVIKRLLGIKKVAHLLRMNNLENVYEQHITDEKVEEAVVHVMKLLQNSDDLDSGAVNRLGYLMHGIKQLFMSVECLLRRMETDHD, from the exons ATGAAGTTCATAGTTATTCTTTCCCTTATAGCGGTTCACTACACGAGAGGAAACTGTTCATCCGTGTCAACGATTGCGCAGAGCAACGAAGTCAGCAAACATTTCTCACCGGACGATTATCTAGCATTTGTAGAAAAACTCGCTAAGCAATTGGAACAAGCGACACTTGATTTTACCAAAGATACCGTAGAGTGCTTCCCTCTGATCCAGCAGAATCGCCGAATGCAACAAAGTGATGATGTTCTGCTTAgaggaaatttccgaagtaagagTAGCGAAAGTTCAAAAAGTTCGAAGAGCAGTGAGTCATCATCATTGGAATCCAACCTGTGGGACATGCTCAAGGAGCTGGTGACCGAGGCTTTCGAAACCATTCGAGATGTCATTAAAAGGCTTCTTGGCATCAAGAAGGTCGCTCATTTGTTGCGCATG AACAATCTGGAAAATGTTTATGAACAACATATTACGGATGAGAAAGTCGAAGAAGCTGTCGTCCACGTGATGAAACTTCTACAGAATAGCGATGATCTAGATTCAGGTGCTGTAAATCGTTTAGGGTACCTAATGCATGGAATAAAACAATTATTTATGTCTGTTGAGTGCCTTTTACGTAGAATGGAGACTGATCATGATTAA